The Streptomyces sp. NBC_00162 sequence TCCACGAGATGCGCACCGCCTTCGACCGCCGCCGCCAGACGATCGTGCGGATGCTGAACGAGATCGACGGCGTCGTCTGCCCGACCCCCGAGGGCGCGTTCTACGTGTACCCCTCGGTCAAGGCGCTCCTCGGCAAGGAGATCCGCGGCAAGCGCCCGCAGACCTCCGTCGAGCTCGCCGCCCTGATCCTGGACGAGGTCGAGGTCGCGGTCGTCCCCGGCGAGGCCTTCGGCACCCCGGGCTACCTGCGACTGTCCTACGCCCTGGGCGACGAGGACCTGGTCGAGGGCGTCTCCCGCGTCCAGAAGCTGCTGGCCGAAGCCAAGGCCTAAGGCCAACCCGAGCGGCGCCACCCCGAGCCGGGGTGGCGCCGCTCGGGCGTTCGAGCAAGCCCCCGATCGGTAAAACCCCCTCCCGCCCGGCGCAGCGGTACGGCAGGATCACCCAATGGAGCACGCACGCGATCTCACGCTTCTGCCGAAAGCCCACCTCCACCTGCACTTCACCGGGTCGATGCGACCATCGACCCTCCTGGAGCTCGCCGACAAGTACGGCGTGCGCCTCCCGGACGCGCTCACCGCCGGGGAGCCACCCAAGCTGCGCGCCACCGACGAGCGCGGCTGGTTCCGCTTCCAGCGGCTCTACGACGCCGCCCGCTCCTGTCTGCGCGAGCCCGACGACATCCGCCGCCTGGTCCGCGAGGCCGCGGAGGAGGACGTGCGCGACGGCAGTGGCTGGCTGGAGATCCAGGTCGATCCCACCTCGTACGCGCCGCTGCTCGGCGGGATGATCCCGGCCGTCGAGATCATCCTCGACGCCGTGGACACCGCGTCCCGCGAGACCGGCCTCGGGATGCGCGTCCTGATCGCCGCCAACCGCATGAAGCACCCCCTCGACGCCCGGACCCTGGCCCGCCTCGCCGTCCGCTACGCCGACCGCGGCATCGTCGGCTTCGGCCTGTCCAACGACGAGCGCCGCGGCATGGCCCGCGACTTCGACCGGGCCTTCGCCATCGCCCGCGAGGGCGGCCTCCTCGCGGCCCCGCACGGCGGCGAGCTCACCGGCCCGTCCTCGGTCCGCGACTGCCTCGACGATCTGCACGCCTCCCGCATCGGGCACGGCGTACGGGCCGCCGAGGACCCCCGGCTGCTGAAGCGGCTCGCCGACCGGCAGATCACCTGCGAGGTCTGCCCGGCCTCCAACGTCGCCCTAGGGGTCTACGAGCGGCCCGAGGACGTCCCGCTGCGCACCCTCTTCGAGGCCGGGGTGCCGATGGCGCTCGGTGCGGACGACCCGCTGCTGTTCGGATCCCGGCTCGCCGCCCAGTACGAGATCGCCCGCCGCCACCACGGCTTCACCGACGCGGAGCTCGCCGAGCTGGCCCGCCAGTCGGTGCGCGGTTCGGCCGCGCCGGCCGACGTACAGGAGAAGCTGCTCGCCGGGATCGACCACTGGCTCACCGGGTAAGCCGCAGGTCCCCCTCGTAGCAGTCGGCCCGCACCCGGTGCCCGTTCTGGAAGCCGATCTCCAGGTGCGTGCGGCCCTGTTCGGGCAGGGCGAACTCGGCGACCGAGGCGACCGTCTCGCCGAGGTGCCGCAGGAAGGGGTGGTCGCCGAGGTCCTCGCCGACCTCGATGCGGCCCCACTCCCCCATGTCGTACGGCTCGTGCGGCGCGGCGGACTCGACGATGAGGCACTGGTCGGACCCGGTGGTGATCCGGATGGAGTCTCCGACGCTGTCGATCAGCCAGACGTCGAGGGGAGCCTCGGAGCGCTCACCGTCGCTGATGTGCCAGGACGCGACGACTCTGCTGAGCGTGCGGCCCACGAGGCGGGTGGGGTCCGTACCGGCCCCGTGGAGGGGACAGAGCATGGGCGGCCGGGACTCCTCAGATGCTGACGCCGACCGTCACCGGTTCGTTGACCAGGGTGACGCCGAAGGCCGCGTGGACGCCCGCGACGACCTCGCGGGCCAGGGCGAGGAGGTCCTCGGTGGTCGCCTCGCCGCGGTTGGTGAGGGCCAGCGTGTGCTTGGTGGAGATGCGCGCGGGGCCGGTGCCGTAGCCCTTGGTGAAACCGGCCTTGTCGATCAGCCAGGCCGCGCTGGTCTTCGTACGGCCGTCGCCCGCGGGGTAGGCGGGCGGGGCGGTGTCGGGGCCGAGGCGGTCCTGGGCGCGGGCGAGGAAGGCGGCGTAGGCCTCGTCGGTCAGGATCGGGTTGTGGAAGAAGGAGCCGGCCGACCAGGTGTCGTGGTCGGCGGGGTCGAGGACCATGCCCTTGCCGGCGCGCAGGCGCAGCACGGTCTCGCGGGCGGTGGCGGCGGGGACCCGGTCGCCGGCCTCGACACCGAGGGCGCGGGCGGTCTCGGGGTACTTGATCGGCGCGGACAGCCCGCCGGCGTCCTCCAGGGCGAAGCGCACGCGCAGGACGACGTACCGCTCGGGCTGGTGCTTGAAGAGGCTGTTGCGGTACGTGAACGCGCACTCGGCGGCGGTCAGCGTGACCGTCTCGCGGCGGGTGCGGTCGTAGGCGACGACCTCGGTGATGGTGTCGCAGACCTCCTGGCCGTACGCACCGACGTTCTGGATCGGGGTGGCGCCCGCGGAGCCGGGGATTCCGGCGAGGCACTCGATTCCGGCGAGGCCCGCCTCGACGGTGCGGGCGACGGCGTCGCTCCAGTTCTCGCCCGCGGCGAGCTCCAGGGTCGTACCGGTCAGGGTGAAGCCGGTGGTCGCGATGCGCAGGGCTGTGCCGTCGAAACCCTGGTCGCCGATGACCAGGTTGCTGCCGCCGCCGATGATCAGGAGCGGGGTTCCGCGCTCGTCCGCGGCACGGACGGCCGCGACCACCTCGGCGTCGGTGGTCGCGGTGACCAGACGGGCGGCGGGACCACCGAGACGGAAGGTGGTCAGCGGGGCGAGGGGGGCGTCGTGGAGTTCCTGCACGTGGACAAGAGTACGGTCCGTGCCCCTCGCGTCCCGGCGGGGCCACGGACCGTGACTCAGTAGGCGGTCCGCTGCTCGGCCAGACGGCGCTCCGCCTCGGCCCAGCCGATGGGGAGCTCGCAGGCCCGTACGGTCCAGAAGGTGAAGGCGGACTCCTTCATGAAGGCGGCGGCCGCCCGGGAGCTGGAGCGGTGCGGCTCGCTGCGGGCGAACCGGTAGAGCGCGTCGCGGTCCTCCCAGGCCGAGAGGGTGAGGAAGGTCCGGCTGAAGACGCGGGCCCGCAGGGCGACGCCGTGCGCGCCGGGGGCCTTGCGGATCTGGCCGATGATGCCGGGGGCCTTGAGGAAGAACCGGACGGCTCCGGCGAGGGTGGCGGTCTCGAAGCGGGAGGCCATGACGTAGACCTCGGCGTCGGGGGCTGCCTGGGTGGGGGTCGACCAGGGGATGTCGGGCATGGCGGGCACTCCTTGGCTCTTGAGGTGGGTGTGGGCGGGGTCAGCGGGCCGCGGGGACCTTCTGCGGCTCCCGTGTCATGACCTCGTCGGCGACGGGAACCCGGGAGGGCTTCGGCCGGCTCGGGAGCAGCAGGGCGAGCGCGGCGGCCAGGGCGACCGCGCCGGCGCCGATCCACAGGGCGGGGACGGTGCCGTCGGTGAAGGCCTGCGGGGACTCGTAGCCGCCCTGGGCGGAGAAGACCGAGGCCAGTACGGCGACACCGAGGGCGCCGCCGACCTCGCGCAGGGCGTTGTTGGTGCCGGAGGCCTTGCCCTGGTCGGCGGGGGCCACCGTGGACATCAGCACGTTGGCGGCGGGGGCGAAGTAGAGGGCCATGCCGATCCCGCTGAGGATCAGCGGCGGCAGCTGGGCCGCGTACGAGACGTCCGTGGTCAGGATCGCCGCGAACCAGCCGAGGCCGAGGGCCTGGAACGCCAGCCCGGCGGCGACGACGGGCCGGCCGCCGATGCGGTCGGAGAGGATGCCCGCGAGGGGGGCGATGAGCATGGGCATGCCGGTCCAGGGGAGCATGCGCAGGCCGGCCTCGGTGGGCGAGTAGCCGGCGACGCCCTGGAGGTACTGGCTGAGCAGGAAGATCGAGCCGAACATGCCCAGGAACATCAGCAGGCTGGCCAGGTTGATCCCCAGGAAGCCCCGGTCGCGGAAGAGCCGCATGGGGAGCATCGGGTTCGCGCTGCGGAAGCCGTGGCGGACGAAGCCGCCGACGAGCGCGGTTCCGGCGATCAGGCCGGTGAGCACGGGGGCGCTGGTCCAGCCCTCGGAGTTGGCGTTGACCAGGGCGTAGACGATGCCGAACAGGCCGCCGCTGATGAGCAGGGTGCCCGGGATGTCGAGGCGGGACCCGGGGGCGGTGGACTCGGCGAGCCGCAGCCGGGCGAGCGGGATCAGGGCCAGGCCTATCGGAACGTTCAGCCAGAAGATCCACTGCCAGGAGATGTGCTCGGTCAGGCTGCCGCCGATGAGGGGGCCGCTGGCGACGGCGAGGCCGGTGACGGCTCCGTAGATGCCGAGGGCCATGCCGCGGCGGGCGGCCGGGACCGCGGCGGTGAGGAGGGTCAGGGTGAGCGGCATCATGATCGCGGCGCCGACGCCCTGGACCGCACGGGCGGCGATGAGCGCGTCGATGCCGGGCGAGAGGGCGGCCGCGGCGGAGGCGCCGGTGAAGATCGCGAGGCCGGCGACGAACAGCCGGCGGCGCCCGAAGCGGTCCCCGAGGGCCGCGCCGAACATGAGGAGGACGGCGAAGGTGAGCGTGTACGCGTTCACCGTCCACTCCAGGTCCTCCAGCCGGCCGCCGAGGTCTTCGCGGATGGCGGGCAGGGCGGTGGTGACGACGAGGTTGTCCAGGGCGGCCATGAAGCTGGCGACGCCGGTCAGGACGAGGGCCCAGATGGCGGACCCGCGGAGCTTGGTGTCCGCAACGTGGGTGTTCACGATTTCCCCCTGAGGGTTGTTAGTTATTGCTGACTAACTTTCGTGGGCATGAGTGACCCGCCGGACAGGCGGCGCGCCCTCACGCCTCCAGACGGCCCTTGGCGCGGGCCGAGGGGTACAGCCCCTCCCAGACGCGGTGCTCGGGCGGGAAGCCCATGGCGGCGAGGGTGTTGATCAGCATCCCGTACGCCATGAAGGTCGTGGTCTCGTTCACGTCCCCGCCGAACGGCACGTTGACCGTGTCCCAGAGCTCCATCCAGCCCTTGCGGACGAGCTCGCCGAGCTCGTGATCCCCGGCCGCCTCGGCGGCGGCGACGGTGACGTACATCTGGAGCTGCATCTGGAGCTTGTCGGGATCCTCGGCGATGAGCCGGGTGTAGGCGTTCGCCATGGCGTGCGTGGCATCTTCACCCTGCAGCCCCTCGGCGGCGACGGCGAAGACCTCGCGGGTGTCCCGCAGACAGCGCTCGGCGG is a genomic window containing:
- a CDS encoding adenosine deaminase, which gives rise to MEHARDLTLLPKAHLHLHFTGSMRPSTLLELADKYGVRLPDALTAGEPPKLRATDERGWFRFQRLYDAARSCLREPDDIRRLVREAAEEDVRDGSGWLEIQVDPTSYAPLLGGMIPAVEIILDAVDTASRETGLGMRVLIAANRMKHPLDARTLARLAVRYADRGIVGFGLSNDERRGMARDFDRAFAIAREGGLLAAPHGGELTGPSSVRDCLDDLHASRIGHGVRAAEDPRLLKRLADRQITCEVCPASNVALGVYERPEDVPLRTLFEAGVPMALGADDPLLFGSRLAAQYEIARRHHGFTDAELAELARQSVRGSAAPADVQEKLLAGIDHWLTG
- a CDS encoding MFS transporter yields the protein MNTHVADTKLRGSAIWALVLTGVASFMAALDNLVVTTALPAIREDLGGRLEDLEWTVNAYTLTFAVLLMFGAALGDRFGRRRLFVAGLAIFTGASAAAALSPGIDALIAARAVQGVGAAIMMPLTLTLLTAAVPAARRGMALGIYGAVTGLAVASGPLIGGSLTEHISWQWIFWLNVPIGLALIPLARLRLAESTAPGSRLDIPGTLLISGGLFGIVYALVNANSEGWTSAPVLTGLIAGTALVGGFVRHGFRSANPMLPMRLFRDRGFLGINLASLLMFLGMFGSIFLLSQYLQGVAGYSPTEAGLRMLPWTGMPMLIAPLAGILSDRIGGRPVVAAGLAFQALGLGWFAAILTTDVSYAAQLPPLILSGIGMALYFAPAANVLMSTVAPADQGKASGTNNALREVGGALGVAVLASVFSAQGGYESPQAFTDGTVPALWIGAGAVALAAALALLLPSRPKPSRVPVADEVMTREPQKVPAAR
- a CDS encoding TetR/AcrR family transcriptional regulator is translated as MPRMSAEERRESVIRAAMHEFARGGYYGTSTEAIAKRVGVSQPYLFRLFPNKLAIFLAAAERCLRDTREVFAVAAEGLQGEDATHAMANAYTRLIAEDPDKLQMQLQMYVTVAAAEAAGDHELGELVRKGWMELWDTVNVPFGGDVNETTTFMAYGMLINTLAAMGFPPEHRVWEGLYPSARAKGRLEA
- a CDS encoding DUF3291 domain-containing protein codes for the protein MPDIPWSTPTQAAPDAEVYVMASRFETATLAGAVRFFLKAPGIIGQIRKAPGAHGVALRARVFSRTFLTLSAWEDRDALYRFARSEPHRSSSRAAAAFMKESAFTFWTVRACELPIGWAEAERRLAEQRTAY
- a CDS encoding UDP-N-acetylmuramate dehydrogenase; its protein translation is MSHGPWPRRDARGTDRTLVHVQELHDAPLAPLTTFRLGGPAARLVTATTDAEVVAAVRAADERGTPLLIIGGGSNLVIGDQGFDGTALRIATTGFTLTGTTLELAAGENWSDAVARTVEAGLAGIECLAGIPGSAGATPIQNVGAYGQEVCDTITEVVAYDRTRRETVTLTAAECAFTYRNSLFKHQPERYVVLRVRFALEDAGGLSAPIKYPETARALGVEAGDRVPAATARETVLRLRAGKGMVLDPADHDTWSAGSFFHNPILTDEAYAAFLARAQDRLGPDTAPPAYPAGDGRTKTSAAWLIDKAGFTKGYGTGPARISTKHTLALTNRGEATTEDLLALAREVVAGVHAAFGVTLVNEPVTVGVSI